Proteins found in one bacterium genomic segment:
- a CDS encoding beta-ketoacyl-ACP synthase III, translating into MSRKALIRATGIGLPERCLSNFDIQKLVDTTDDWIFTRTGIRYRRIAEDGIATSDLAIKAASQCLQKAGMDAADLDLIIVATITPDMLCPATACQVQDGLGAKKAAAFDLCAACTGFVYALASASAFIETGMYRNALVIGAETLSRFVDWTDRRTCVLFGDGAGAVLVEASDGERGVLRSILHADGSASSLLCVPAGGSRMPLSEQSLTQKLHYLRMDGREVYKLGVHIFVDAVNEALEKAGLKLDDIDLFVSHQANLRIIEAAAKRLGISMERMMVNIDRYGNTSSASIPIALEEAESIGKLKPNDLVLTIGFGAGFSWGTNLIRW; encoded by the coding sequence ATGTCTAGAAAAGCCTTGATTCGTGCCACAGGCATTGGGCTGCCGGAACGCTGCCTCAGTAACTTCGACATTCAAAAACTCGTTGATACCACAGACGATTGGATTTTTACACGTACGGGTATTCGTTATCGACGGATTGCTGAGGATGGCATAGCGACTTCCGATTTGGCGATAAAAGCGGCTTCGCAGTGTCTTCAAAAGGCAGGCATGGATGCTGCCGATCTCGACCTAATCATCGTTGCTACCATCACCCCCGATATGCTTTGCCCGGCAACTGCTTGTCAAGTTCAAGATGGCCTAGGAGCTAAGAAAGCTGCCGCTTTTGATTTATGCGCCGCATGTACCGGTTTCGTCTATGCCTTGGCAAGCGCATCTGCGTTTATCGAGACTGGAATGTATCGCAACGCGTTGGTCATTGGCGCGGAGACGTTGTCGCGATTTGTTGATTGGACTGACCGGCGAACCTGTGTGCTTTTTGGCGATGGGGCAGGGGCAGTGTTGGTTGAAGCTTCAGATGGGGAGCGAGGGGTGCTGCGCTCAATCCTTCACGCCGATGGGTCTGCGAGTTCTCTTTTATGTGTTCCTGCAGGCGGAAGCCGCATGCCCCTTAGTGAGCAATCTCTAACACAAAAGCTCCATTACCTTCGGATGGATGGCCGCGAGGTCTATAAGTTGGGAGTGCATATTTTTGTCGATGCAGTCAATGAAGCGCTTGAAAAGGCTGGGCTTAAACTTGATGATATCGACCTTTTCGTTTCTCATCAGGCCAATTTGCGCATTATTGAAGCGGCTGCCAAGCGGCTTGGAATAAGCATGGAGCGAATGATGGTCAATATCGACCGTTATGGGAATACCTCCAGCGCCTCGATACCCATCGCTTTGGAAGAGGCTGAAAGCATCGGTAAACTCAAGCCCAACGACCTCGTTTTGACCATCGGATTTGGCGCTGGATTTTCCTGGGGAACAAACTTGATTCGCTGGTGA